From the genome of Paralichthys olivaceus isolate ysfri-2021 chromosome 4, ASM2471397v2, whole genome shotgun sequence:
tttttttgcatctgggAGCATCTTAAGTCAGTGCAGGAGtgttcattaaatcaatttaattaaaatacacaaatcttATTTGTACAGTTCACTTTCCTCATCATGAGCAATCTTCTTTACTCTGTCATCAGTTTGtcactgctgcagcatcacgctGTCGAGCATTCAAGAGAGACTCAGATGAAACTTTACAGCCTCTGTTTTCTGCACAATCAGCTTCTGACACGACCAACAGGCGTCCACACGGGCACATCTCCATGCTCCATGCAGGAGGTcctcaacacattttaatgccgGGACCACAAACACCTTTGTCATGCTCCGCAGCTGAGCACACACAGAGGGCCGTGCCTCCAAAGTGACCAAACCTAAATTCGTTGTTGTCAGGAATCATACTTTGCATCGGGGGTCTGGTCGCGGGCAGACAGGAGTTGGAGCCTTTTTGGCAGCGCAGCCAAGGCAGGAGGGGAACAAAGGGCTAAAGAGGCGACCAAGACCTTTCCGGAAGACACTGTTAGAGAGGCTGTAGATGAGACAGTTACAGAAGCTGTTGCTAATCGCCAACCACGTCGTTAGAAAGGATGCCACATTATGGTGATACAGTCCAGCACTCTCCAAAAGGAAGTAGAGGATGTACGGCATCCACAGCACGTAGAAGACGCTGGTGATGCGGAACAACACCATGGCGTAGCGTTTGTCTGGGCAGCCCTCGACCCGCTCCCCTCGCTCGCCTTTGTCACCCTCCGTCTGCGAGCAGAAGCGTGCGTGGCGCTGGGTGATCTCCTTTGTGTGCTGCCGGCAGATCCTGAATATGCTCCCGTAGGTGAAGCAAACGGTGAGCGCTGCTGGTGCATAGAGCAGCGCCAAGATGAAGGTGCTGAACCCTGGGTTTGTCTTCCAGGAGTCTGCGCACCATTGAAATATGTCACCATGATAGCCAGGCTTCCCCCAGCCGAAGAAGGATGGGAGGAAGATCAGAGCAGAGTAAACCCAGACGAGGACAATGCACACCCTTAGCCTGCAGGGTGTCACCAGCGTGGCGTAGGACAATGGGCGGGTGATTGCGATGTAGCGGTCAACGCTAATGCACGCCAGAGATGCCATGGAAACACTCTTCAGCACCGAAACCATGTAGCCGAACGCCTTGCAGGTGAGCTCCTCGTTTAGGCCTCTGAGGTAGTGGAGGAGGGACAGCGAGGGCACCAGGCAGCTTACGCCCACCAGCAGGTCAGCGTACGCCATGGTCTGGATGAAGTGGCTGGTGGTGTGGTGGTGCAGCAGAGGGGCGCAGTGGAAGACGAAGATCACCACCAGGTTGCCGGCGATGATCAGCAcggtgaggaagaggatgacaACCACCTCCAGTACGCATGTATCCAGGCTATGGGAGTAACCCACAGCGCCCAGCAGGCAGAACGGGGGAGAGCTGCTTTGGTTCGCATAAGAAGAAGAGTTCATGTTTGAActagaggagggaaggaggaggaggggggacagTTTCAGCTCAACTCAACCGTCATTCTGTTTTCTCAAGGCTTGTTTAATTCTGAAGTTGCTTGTCCCGTCCTCTGCTCCAAAAACAAAGCGTGCCTCCTGTTCTTAGATCAGCACCTTTTCTTCCTCAGCGAGGAGAGAGCCCGTCCCTGAAGTAGCAGGAGTCCATCCATGTGTGCAAAACGCAGtcaggctctgctgctgctgctcctgggggtgaaacatgtgcatgtgtgcaaccGTGAGAGGCAAAAAAAATCCCCAATGTAGAACAAGAGATGCAAGTGTAATGCTGCAGTGCCGGTCGTTCTCACTTTGCAGCTGTTTATCATAACCCTCTGCACTACGAACCCTGAGGTAAGCACTCTGCTCCGGTACGCAGacaccaaaaaagaaaaaacaagcatCCACCTCCACTCGTTGAGCTCTGGTTGTAGCaaggagaaagggagggaaaCACAAAGCTGGAATTTCCTGACAGCCCTGATGTTAAAACTCCTTCATGCCGACAGTGATGGTTGTCTCAGCAAACAAAATAAGGCAGTCCAAACAAACAGCGTCACACCTGGAGGTAGCAGTCCATTGAAAAGAacgaacacacgcacacttacactttcacacaaataaacactgtctgcagcagcaaaaGTCCCAGAAACAGACGAGGCAAACATCCAGAGGTGATGGATAACGTCACCGAGGTCTCTGCTCTGCGAAGCCTCTTGAAAGGCAGAGAGGCAGCCGGCAGGCtttcagtgtgagagagagggagagagagtcaggTAGTCGGGCAGTAAACTGCCTGTCCTCTCTGCTGTAGTGGCATAGTGATGATGCAGCACTgcttcttccctctcctccccctgctcgctcactcgctcgctcgctcgttgacacacacacacacacacacttttctgtcttttccttttctctctttccccacacacacacccactaaGTCTGActgccctcctcttcctccctctatctGACTCTTACTGTACTACCACTGAACAGCATGGGCTGGTGTCTGATGTTCGAAAAACAAGATGAGAAGATTTCACCTTCGATTCAGTGAAATTGTGTCGGACATGTTTTTCATCAGACATTTCACAGACTAAATTAAACGTAATCAATTTAATCAAGCAAACTTTTTCAAACTCaattagtttttaattaaaaaaggcAACATACTACTACTACAGCTCTGCTAAATGttccttttaaaaatgttttctattcGTTTTGGATGTTTTTAAAGAGTTTTCTCCCTGTTTCTTAATTATTCTTTCAACAACAACGTGATCACCAGCTTCCCATCCATACCCACTGGCTTTTCTGCTTTCTGAGATATTTTGCCTTCTAAATACTGGGAAGTCGTGGAGATGCGTCATCAAGCTTTATTTGCGCTCTGAGGTTTCAATTAAAGGCACGTGATGGAGGAAGAATATAACATACATAAAAAATGtagatttaaatatttagtcTTGTTTTCAGAATCAAATGGTTTTAGAAGTTCTGTCAAAGAATCAGTTTCTGGCTTCAGAGGTGAGTTTTTCTTAGTCAAAGGAAACTGATATCTGAAGGACATTAAGAGTTaacaaataatcaataaatggTGGATATAATTGAAAATCTCGTCCTATATTAATCAGTGTTATTACGTTTGTGTACCAGAAACACTGACTCATTTATCacagtttaattatttttgctgtgatttcctcTCCATCTTCACTGTTACTGTAACTGTACCTCCCCCATGTCTCTGCATCCCTCTATTCTTCATCTCCATTAACCCTCGCTCCGCTCATCACATGAAGCACCTCCCCCCTCCACATCTCTTAGCCAGTGAGCAGCGAGCAGGTTTCCCTCTCTACGAAGGCCATTCACGCCCACTCACGTGCAAACATACACCCTCTCCTACAGGCTTCCCTCATGTATGGACTCTACCCGTGCAAGTGCAGCGAcattgcaacacacacacacacacacacacgttcatagGCACATGTGAGGGGATTCTTTTGATTTCAAGGAGAATTCCCACAGTTACCAGCGTGTAATGGACGGAATGGATGAAAAGATAAAAGGAAGATAAAGGGCAGAGAAAGGAGCCAGTTAAGGCGAGAAAGGAAAAGGGAAGTCTGCAGCAcatgcacgcagacacacacacacacacatgccaccTGCAGAGAGACTCCCAGGTTGCAAAAAACCCTCCTGAGCGAGGCAGTGGTAGATAAAAGATTTAAAGAGTCAGATTGCAGAAATACATATTTTTCCACTCAGTCCTGATGGAGTCTCGTCGTGCAGACAGCTTTGGTTCTTTGGGCTCCATCTTCCAAAGCAAGACGCTCTTGTTTTTGCTAGTTTTCAGAATGAAgcagttttcattttactgtaaaaagaaaataatataatgcTCATATAGGGAATCAAAAATCTTCAAAATCAATGTTCCAATATCGACAACAACTTCTACGTTTTTGAAAATGCCACTGTGATATATTGCTACCAGCATCACAAACTTCAAGAGCAGTACACACTAGTATCAGGTGCAACAAATTATATCGTCAAGTCCGGAATATCcattaaagtgttttcactgtgcaaATGAACTAAACCACGGATCatctcaaacaaacagacaaaatgttgGTCCGTTGAACTGGACCGTGCTCCGAGGAAAACTAAGGAAGGTGTGAAAGTGCCCTAACACACTAACAGGTTACAACATGGAAGATGACCTACATACCCTTTGAAAAACcttaacaacattttaaaaagtttgaaCATTATTCAATCTGTGATTAGTGACTGCTGCTGTACTTTCATATCCTCCCTGTAAATGCCAAACCTTGGTCCCAATTTTCCTAATACAATTAAGATAAATGCAAAAACAAGTAAAGCACCTAAAGTCCTGTAATAGAATGCGTCACTACCAAATTGTGTTGTCTGCTGATTCACCACATTAAACCAAAGCCCAGAGCatctgaactttttttttttgttggtggcGAGAACGTCTTACCCTTCCAGGCCGGTTGTCAGTGGCGAACAAAGATAGTATTCAAATACTGCTTTTGTAACCATATGGTGATCACTGACACGGTTAGAAAAGCCATTAGCATCTGTTTTTGCTTTCATTTTCCAGATGGAGGGTCAGAGGTGTCACATCTGGCCGAGTTATGATGTCAAAGGTTGAGGCGGCCGAACAAGCAGCCAGTTGTCTGACATCTTAAGACTTTTTAACACCATGTTACCAAGTCAACACACCGTTGCTTTCCATAAATAACAGCAGGCAGGCTGCAGGCTGCAGGCAGACCGGCGGGGGAAAACCACCTTGTGACTAAATGTCTGGAAAGAAGAGCTTGTAAAAGAGCTGTCTGAAGACTAGAGGGACCGAGTGTCCTTAGCAACAAAACTCTAGTGGCTTTCATTGTGGAAATTCACATTAATGATGTTGTCGTTGCACAATAAAGATCAAACTTGTGTTGAGGGAGCTGAGCAGCAACGTAAGATCTTGATTCACCGGTCAATCTAGGTTCCGACCCGATCACCTTTGGGGACGAGTTCTGGGTAATGTCCGAAAAAACAAGGTCACGAAAACAAATGGCCGAAATGAGTTTTCTTTGTTGAGTGGCTGGGTTCAGCCTGAGATGAGTTCAGACATCAAGAAGGGAGCGCAGAGTAGAACTGTTGCTCCTTTATGTTGAAAGTGGGCCATTGAGGTGGATGCGCCGGGGAAGAGACCCCGGGGTGGATCCAGAATTCACTGGAGGGTCTTCATATGTGGTCTGTTCTGGGAACTCCTCTGGTTTCTCCAGGAAGAGCAGGAGAGCATGACCAGAGTGTCATGAAAGAAGGATGTCTGGAATATCCCGAGCTCAGAGAAACAGAAGACAGTGAGtcaatggatggatggtttctgtcattttgagtAGTTCTTCTTCGTATCAATgatattttggattcatttctaaaaaagtgggaggaagtggagacgcgtcatCCATCTCTATCTTCTGTTAATGTTTGAAATTCAAGTGTTTTATGTAATAAAGGAAGTTCCTGTTCTCATGACTTTTTTTACTCCACGCTCAGCCTTCAAGGGGTTTTTACCAACACCAGTAATCATTATATAATCTAGGATGGTCACAGTTACTGTCAGGTTACACACAACTTCTCACATGACAGCAGGTCACTCTGATTGTGACACCGTGTCCTAAAGAGGAATCCAAAGTTCACAGCTCATTTGCAAATAAGCAACAAGGGATTGGATCTGGTTTCTGGTCTGTAAacgaaaaataaatatataaataaaataaaaacgacaTAAGGAATGCATGCCAACTTACTAATCTGATCCGTGGTCCGCCATGATGAAAGTTGTTTTGATCCTATTACAGTTATCAATTAATGAAGTTGACTTTTGTACTGACATCATAGACGATTTTCCCAACAGTGTTCAAACCCAATATACTTTTCATTTTAGTCGCCTTCTAACTGCGTTATGTCCAGTTTCCTGGTGTCTTCGTCCGTCTCTGCTAGAACTTGAAAACACTAGCCATTTAGCCAGTCagctgtttttgtcttttcactgtttgtatCGGTCGCTCATATCGGATCATGGTCATTCACTGCTATTGGCTCGATTAGCGCCTGAGTcacgtcaggtagattttcatcagcaatagtggtgaagacaacaactcccatgatcccacgttGCTTCATGATTTCATCAAACTACGTCTTTTATCATTCTTtggattgagagacccctagagATCAAAGTTTCATATTGTTCGTAATAAATGTGGGTTAGAGGATGAGccgtatataaatatatgatcaTCATATGCACTcttatgaaaaagaaatataattgaAGCTTGatactaaaatatatattatcacctgatttatcagaaatgttttactccctaATTTTGGAATCAGCCTCCAAACATTGGTCGGTCGGACTCTAATCAAAACCAGTTGTTTCTCCGTTCTTTACAATTAGATCACATTTTGTCCCTTCACAGTAAAACGTCGTGTTTTATGGTGTGAAATCAGGAGGGGCCGCGCAGATCAGTTGCGGCAAAACATTCAATTTTGGTAAATGCTGCACTGCACTGTTCACGAACCAACAGCTTCATATATATTACATGTCCTCATACATGTTTCATAAATGTACTCTCAGGTATCAATGCCCCATTTTCCGgcagctcctcttttcctccacaGAAATGATGTGACCCATGAGGGCCCTCGCACAAATTGAATTAACCTCAGGCACATGGTTCATTAGGGGAAGGCCTGCCTGGTGCCACGGGCAATTAGCGTGTACAGTGCGAGTCTGCACGGCCAATCCTGTGTCCTCGCTGTCaacagacgcacaaacacaggcCACGGACGCACAACACATGCTATTAAAAGGAGGATGCAGCCGATAAATGTCAGAAcactgtcatgttgactgatgaCGCTGCATCAGGGGGCAGAGAGGGGGGAGGTGTCACAAAATCGACTTCAATACattccctttttaaaaaaaatcttgtacTGTATCGCTCGGTTTCTTTAAATCCTGACGTTCAGCCAGTCAGGTATGAATTTCAATTGTACTATAATTCACCTTCACATTTATCACATCATTATATTAAAGAACTTATATAACATAGAATTTTACATTATAGATGTTATAACACACTGTTTActcaacaacaaacatttaagaGCAACATTTTGGATTTGGgaagatattattaaaatattgtaaatgtaatttccttTTAGTCTAGAAGAACATAAGAGCAACTgtagtagaaaataaaaaagagcctGACCGATATGGATCTTTGGAGGCCAATTCCAAAAttagggaataaaaaaaagtcctgtTTGAATCGGTGTTGTGTGGAAGAAAGCAAAGTCTAAATGACAAAATTTGCTGCAATGAGTTTGAATTTTGGcacaacagaataaaagatCAACTTCTTGTTCAGCATGAATTCATTTCAAAGCAGAACATTTTCTCATCATAATTTGATGTTTGTTCCACACAGTCATAATTTCATCATCTCACCTCTGACACACAACCCTGTCAGCAGGTCAGTGGGTAAATTAATTCGTTTTTTGGGTTTCAAGCTTTTCAAATGGGTGAAAATGGGGATTTTCCATTTTAACAGCAAGAAAAAGGTATTATGAAACTAGAGAAACATGTGAGATGATTGGTCTTAAGTTACCTCGTGTTTAAGGTCAGTGGCATCGTGGTGTGTATGTCTAACATTGTTCATTTAAACTGGAAATTAACCACATGAATCGCTGCTGAAACAACAATGGCtcaagacattttaaaagaaataaacacaaggtCTGTTGTTGTGCTCATTGATGCACATTTGGAAAAGCAGCCAAGCTGATTAGAGCTTTCTTCTGGGATTAGGAACGTTTTAAGTCTATTTACTAACCTCAACTCACAGATCACAGTGTCTGAATATTGAAAAtcacacagacaggagagagaaattACCACAAAAACTTATGAAAACACGAACATGAACACAGTGTCTTTCCGTTCTAGGTGTTGATCAAGCTTTTATACCTCTCACACTATGTTTGGCCGCAGAGTAAAAGTTCATAACTCCacagttttctttcatgttcCTTTAAGTTACTTCAGGTAGACTGGAGTTTCCTCCAGCACTGTTGATACTATCACTGACAATACATGTACAGTGTATATGCATCTGCTTGTTCCGGCTCTACCCTGAAGCTCTGCTGTTCCCTCAGAATAAAATATTCAGACACAAAATGTCAGAGTTCAACAGACGACCTGATATAGATGTGGTCAAACTGCAAAGTGAAGAATGTTTTCAGGAGCTTGTGTGTTAATAACATGGGGTGTTACATGTATTTCTCTGTCAAGAAGGTCAATAaattatgatatatatatatattaatgaataaaGTCGTAATACTTTGGGAGTAAAATCGATATTAAGAGcataaaatcataattttagtctctgtgtcttttcagAGGGGGATCGGCCTGTTGCCTGTGTTACAATGAGGAATTCGGTGAATCATGTCAACTTAAACATTAGTataagtttcacaaataacaaaatactcaGATTAGCACCAAGCTATCACAAGTTTTAGGACTTGATTGTGTAAGAAACTGAGTCTATTCTGAAaaaagaaccacacagacttggaggaaaATATCTCTCCCATCCAAGAGGCCTCCCCAGCCCCAAGCCCCCAGCAGGGGGT
Proteins encoded in this window:
- the LOC109640294 gene encoding probable G-protein coupled receptor 21, translated to MNSSSYANQSSSPPFCLLGAVGYSHSLDTCVLEVVVILFLTVLIIAGNLVVIFVFHCAPLLHHHTTSHFIQTMAYADLLVGVSCLVPSLSLLHYLRGLNEELTCKAFGYMVSVLKSVSMASLACISVDRYIAITRPLSYATLVTPCRLRVCIVLVWVYSALIFLPSFFGWGKPGYHGDIFQWCADSWKTNPGFSTFILALLYAPAALTVCFTYGSIFRICRQHTKEITQRHARFCSQTEGDKGERGERVEGCPDKRYAMVLFRITSVFYVLWMPYILYFLLESAGLYHHNVASFLTTWLAISNSFCNCLIYSLSNSVFRKGLGRLFSPLFPSCLGCAAKKAPTPVCPRPDPRCKV